The proteins below are encoded in one region of Parvicella tangerina:
- a CDS encoding YfhO family protein — protein MNKINWTKILPHVVALAILLIFSIIYFYPAFENSLETHDITMYQGMSKEVKDFRDKTGTEALWTGAAFGGMPADQISIRKDNNLMRIAYEVMTFGLPRPISTLWLLFIGFYILLMCLKVDPWLALLGAIGFGLSSNFMIGMQAGHMTKIKAVAFMPAVLGSFIYTFRGNALKGGILFTFFFAMQWWANHPQISYYTMIIIGVIGIYFLGEYLFEKKYGDLGKKIGIIAAGSILAMLTSLPGLWGTYEYSKHTIRGENFLTIKSQAEMAKDSASDAKDGLDTDYILAWSYGTGETFTFVFPSLKGGGNNDPELKNLETLFPSRAEQLTEQMTADLSSLSVDELFAQGGGLNLAELPAKAERGYYGQQGLTNGPVFIGVLLCLMALLSLVFSDGKLNWILFGVTVLTIISAFLQMAGVVLFLFVVLIALSIWNRRLIWFITIATLMTVMLAWGKNFIGFSELFIKYFPMYSKFRAVTMILVVSNMLIPLMGVLFLSKLIKDREKVKENMLKLYIGSGIVAFATLIVWLNPTAFFHLPEGLSQTGEMYQNYLTQTIQQNPELKSQFSSQVSQYFMDYSENLREFRIGIIKDDALKAFGFTAVLFLLVFLFVKEKISKFIMLGGLGVFLLVDLIPVDLKYLNNKKDEAGEYHYWEPKEAHQLPFNVLPGDNQIYDMEVSEQPWIADSVKKELTALNSNSEVPLDNQAREVAKFSVLNRLTNFRVANFQGLTSESRTSYFYKSLGGYHGAKLRRIQDIFDFFNELEIEQILNMMNVKYMVQYDYTESNKVKSVGVNPNPNALGPVWIVDKVKFVESADEELMSMKKGSGFNAGAEAIVGQEFKDQITATGGKSSDAMVAMKSYSPNKLVYEFSSSKDETVIFSEVFYPYGWKAYIDDQPAPYFRANYILRGMTVPQGDHTITFEYDVPAYSTGGVISLLTSTLIILLLLSLLFLIYKKHPLVTEDESSELIL, from the coding sequence ATGAACAAAATAAATTGGACTAAGATACTCCCACACGTTGTTGCGTTAGCTATACTTTTAATCTTTAGTATTATATATTTCTATCCAGCTTTTGAGAATTCTCTTGAAACTCATGATATTACGATGTATCAGGGAATGTCTAAGGAAGTCAAAGACTTTAGAGACAAGACTGGAACAGAAGCTTTGTGGACTGGGGCTGCTTTTGGAGGAATGCCTGCCGATCAGATCTCTATTAGAAAGGACAATAATTTAATGCGAATAGCGTATGAGGTAATGACTTTTGGTCTTCCCCGTCCGATATCTACTTTATGGCTTTTATTTATTGGGTTCTACATTTTATTGATGTGTCTTAAAGTTGATCCATGGCTTGCGCTTTTGGGTGCAATTGGGTTTGGTTTATCTTCAAATTTTATGATCGGTATGCAAGCTGGTCACATGACAAAAATTAAGGCGGTTGCCTTCATGCCAGCAGTATTAGGTAGTTTTATCTACACTTTTCGTGGTAATGCATTGAAAGGAGGAATTCTTTTTACTTTTTTCTTTGCGATGCAATGGTGGGCCAATCATCCTCAAATATCCTATTACACTATGATTATTATTGGAGTGATTGGGATTTATTTTTTGGGGGAATATTTATTTGAAAAAAAGTATGGAGACCTAGGAAAGAAAATTGGAATCATTGCGGCTGGATCAATTTTAGCTATGCTTACTAGTTTGCCAGGACTATGGGGGACTTATGAGTATTCTAAACATACGATTAGAGGAGAGAACTTTCTGACCATAAAAAGTCAAGCCGAAATGGCCAAAGACTCTGCTAGTGATGCCAAAGATGGTTTGGATACTGATTATATTCTGGCTTGGAGCTATGGAACAGGAGAGACATTTACTTTTGTTTTTCCATCTTTAAAGGGAGGGGGGAATAATGATCCAGAGTTGAAGAATCTGGAAACTCTGTTTCCTTCAAGAGCAGAGCAACTGACAGAGCAGATGACTGCAGACTTAAGTTCATTATCTGTCGATGAACTATTTGCGCAAGGAGGAGGTTTAAACCTTGCGGAATTACCAGCAAAGGCAGAGCGAGGTTATTATGGACAACAAGGGTTAACTAATGGACCTGTTTTTATTGGAGTTCTTCTTTGTTTAATGGCTCTTTTATCACTTGTTTTTAGTGATGGAAAGCTCAATTGGATTTTATTTGGTGTTACGGTATTGACTATCATATCTGCTTTTCTGCAAATGGCAGGAGTTGTACTTTTTCTATTTGTAGTACTGATTGCTTTAAGTATTTGGAACCGAAGACTTATATGGTTTATCACTATCGCTACATTGATGACGGTAATGCTTGCTTGGGGAAAGAACTTTATTGGTTTCTCAGAGTTGTTCATTAAGTATTTCCCAATGTACTCTAAGTTCAGGGCGGTTACTATGATTCTTGTTGTGAGTAACATGTTAATTCCACTGATGGGAGTACTTTTTCTCTCGAAATTGATTAAGGATAGGGAGAAGGTTAAGGAAAACATGCTTAAGCTGTATATTGGTAGTGGAATTGTTGCCTTTGCTACTTTGATTGTATGGCTTAACCCTACTGCATTCTTTCATCTTCCTGAGGGACTTTCTCAAACAGGGGAGATGTATCAGAATTATTTAACGCAAACTATCCAACAGAATCCTGAGCTTAAGTCTCAATTTTCCTCTCAAGTTAGCCAATACTTTATGGATTATTCAGAGAATTTAAGAGAATTTCGAATTGGAATTATTAAAGATGATGCTTTAAAGGCCTTTGGATTTACAGCTGTTTTATTTCTGTTAGTTTTTCTCTTCGTCAAAGAGAAAATATCAAAGTTTATTATGCTTGGAGGTTTGGGAGTTTTCTTGCTGGTTGATTTAATCCCTGTTGACCTTAAGTATTTGAATAATAAAAAAGACGAAGCTGGGGAATACCATTACTGGGAACCAAAAGAAGCACATCAATTGCCTTTTAATGTATTGCCAGGAGATAATCAGATTTATGATATGGAAGTCTCAGAACAACCATGGATAGCAGATTCTGTAAAAAAGGAATTGACAGCATTGAATAGCAATTCAGAAGTGCCTTTGGATAATCAAGCAAGAGAAGTGGCTAAATTCTCTGTTCTAAATAGACTGACAAACTTTAGAGTAGCTAATTTTCAGGGGTTAACCTCAGAGTCAAGAACGAGCTATTTTTATAAGTCACTTGGAGGTTATCACGGAGCTAAACTGAGAAGGATTCAGGATATATTTGATTTCTTCAACGAACTTGAAATCGAGCAAATACTTAACATGATGAATGTAAAGTATATGGTTCAATATGATTACACGGAGAGTAATAAGGTAAAGAGTGTTGGAGTTAATCCTAACCCTAATGCTCTTGGTCCTGTGTGGATTGTAGACAAAGTGAAGTTCGTAGAAAGTGCTGATGAGGAGTTAATGTCTATGAAGAAGGGAAGTGGTTTTAACGCTGGTGCAGAAGCAATAGTTGGTCAGGAATTCAAAGATCAAATAACTGCTACTGGAGGGAAGTCGAGTGATGCGATGGTTGCGATGAAGTCATACTCTCCAAATAAGCTCGTCTACGAGTTTTCAAGCAGTAAAGATGAGACCGTAATATTCTCTGAGGTGTTCTATCCTTATGGATGGAAAGCCTACATTGATGATCAACCGGCTCCTTACTTTAGAGCCAATTATATTCTTCGAGGAATGACAGTTCCTCAAGGAGATCATACCATTACTTTTGAGTATGATGTGCCAGCTTACAGTACGGGAGGTGTAATTTCATTGCTGACCTCAACATTGATTATATTGTTGCTTCTTTCATTATTGTTTTTGATTTACAAAAAGCATCCGCTGGTTACTGAAGACGAATCCTCTGAATTGATTTTGTAA
- a CDS encoding glycosyltransferase produces MKKVLIITYYWPPSGGAGVQRWLKLSKYLSQIGVEVHVLTVDEKYASYPHLDESLNNDIRKEVEVIKTKAINYFSLYERLVGKDKVPKAGFSNVDVKKKSNKLLSSIRSHLFIPDPRKGWNRYAYSAAVEVIESKNITNVITTSPPHSTQLIGLKLKKKFPHINWIADLRDPWTDIYYYQLLGHSKFSHEIDKGYERDVLRGADLITTVSDGLREMFLSKGAGFDLNEEKIKVISNGFDAEDFKELNGVDDDIFSIVYTGTMSEQYEPHVFLNAYAKLCKEVSGKVELKFVGKLSNAISTYMKEAGITYEFFPQVPHDEIVNYQLNATILLLVIPNVANSKGIITGKLFEYLASQNQLLVIGPKDGDAAAFVEKAGAGHTFSRDEGEEIYQYLKKQHEAYMLHGKQKVPKDNIQQFERSVQAVQFKKLLK; encoded by the coding sequence ATGAAGAAAGTGCTTATCATCACGTATTACTGGCCTCCAAGTGGAGGTGCGGGGGTTCAGCGGTGGTTAAAGCTTTCTAAGTATTTGTCTCAAATAGGTGTTGAAGTACATGTTTTAACCGTTGATGAAAAGTACGCATCTTATCCACATTTAGATGAGTCTTTAAATAACGACATAAGGAAGGAAGTTGAAGTTATCAAGACGAAAGCAATCAATTACTTTAGCCTCTATGAGCGATTGGTAGGAAAGGATAAAGTTCCTAAAGCTGGATTTTCCAATGTTGATGTAAAAAAGAAGTCGAACAAACTGTTGAGCAGCATAAGAAGTCATTTGTTCATTCCCGATCCAAGAAAGGGGTGGAATAGGTATGCCTATTCAGCAGCAGTTGAAGTGATTGAATCAAAAAATATCACAAATGTGATTACTACGAGCCCTCCGCATTCAACTCAATTGATCGGTTTAAAGCTTAAAAAGAAGTTTCCTCATATCAATTGGATTGCGGACTTACGAGATCCTTGGACAGATATTTATTATTATCAATTATTGGGGCACTCCAAGTTCTCTCATGAGATCGATAAAGGTTATGAACGAGATGTCTTGCGAGGAGCCGACCTCATCACAACGGTGAGTGACGGGCTGAGGGAAATGTTTTTATCGAAAGGTGCTGGGTTTGACTTAAATGAAGAAAAGATTAAGGTCATTTCGAATGGTTTCGATGCAGAAGACTTTAAGGAATTGAATGGTGTAGATGATGATATTTTTTCGATAGTCTATACGGGAACGATGTCTGAGCAATACGAGCCACATGTATTTCTAAATGCTTATGCTAAGTTATGTAAAGAAGTTTCAGGCAAGGTTGAACTTAAGTTTGTAGGTAAACTATCGAATGCAATATCGACTTATATGAAAGAGGCTGGGATTACCTATGAGTTTTTCCCTCAGGTTCCGCATGATGAAATAGTCAACTATCAACTGAACGCAACTATTTTGCTGTTGGTAATACCCAATGTAGCCAACTCAAAAGGTATCATTACGGGAAAGTTATTTGAATATTTGGCCAGTCAAAATCAACTGTTAGTTATAGGTCCAAAGGATGGAGATGCAGCTGCATTTGTTGAGAAAGCTGGGGCAGGACATACCTTCTCAAGAGATGAAGGGGAGGAGATTTATCAGTATTTAAAAAAACAACATGAAGCCTATATGCTTCATGGAAAGCAGAAAGTTCCTAAGGATAATATTCAGCAGTTCGAACGATCTGTTCAGGCAGTACAATTCAAGAAGCTATTAAAATAA
- a CDS encoding gliding motility-associated C-terminal domain-containing protein gives MRNIFSISLIILPLLTFSQLGKNGTVAISSNTIVNEYTYLTSDVASGSSTISVNSSSLNNNGRFSGDLEGGDVVFIYQAQGASIDLTTFGYGWGEVIAYNNAGNYEFAEVADVPNTTTITLRCGLKNNYSSNGHVQVIRVPRYDDLSINAEVTAPAWDGTTGGIVVIESKNDVNFLASGTINVSGLGFRGGVSEITNSYWGGGQFASNDHDEGAAKGESIVGYVSEYNSLGAERAQGAPANGGGGGNGHNAGGGGGANGGIIASYQNGVGVPDPSYNTAWALESPSIAGVSSSGGGRGGYTFSGSAQNPLTTAPGNSSWGSDNRRNVGGRGGRPLDYTSNKIFFGGGGGAGDLNNSANYGGSGGSGGGLVFIKAYGNISGSGSIQANGNDGEETSTTSAPAFSYAGEDGAGGAGAGGTIVLDAVGSISGITCNANGGNGGNQVLVPGGFYFGSINEAEGPGGGGSGGKIVHSGGSFTSSLLGGNGGTTNSGSMGSFPYNGATGGGPGDLLDISADSYSLSAENDTICPGNSTTLIATISGTPPTGTSLIWYDAEVNGNFIGAGTNFTTGNISNDTTFYVGFCPGSYTIPVSVVMGTSFNYDTTNISISDENCGQADGSINGITVSGGAQPLQYEWNGILSANQDLSNASTGNYTLVITDNNGCAATIGTFNVGENVGPTIDTTNMNIIDDQCSQSIGGISGIAVSGVSPFSYTWNGASSTTADLNNISGGLYDLEVTDAFGCSSTVVDIEVNNSSGPSIDTTNLIITDDHCGQSIGSISGITSSGASPFNYTWNGSPTNSEDTVGLASGTYELIVVDTYGCADTVSDIIIQNISGPTIDTSSIQISPESCDAQNGAISGITVSGSSPFSYSWNGSSLPLDISGLSDGLYDLTVEDAFGCQATITGIEVEDLGFPTASINYSPTEVFVGDSVMFVDNSTENIINSVFHLSNGTTINDTIAIEYFEDRGVYDVCLVVTNNYGCTDSTCTEITVSPAIVDIIVPNIFTPNQDGENDYFKISGLNDNYSIQIFNRWGQVVFSESPYLTPWDGTAANGKPLSEGTYYYVLKNINPTENLDDYSGVVMLNR, from the coding sequence ATGAGAAATATCTTTAGCATTAGTTTAATTATACTACCACTACTTACTTTTTCGCAATTGGGCAAGAATGGAACCGTTGCTATAAGTTCAAATACGATAGTTAATGAATACACTTATCTTACCTCTGATGTTGCATCAGGTAGTTCAACAATAAGTGTTAACTCGTCTTCTCTCAATAATAATGGGCGGTTTTCTGGAGATCTGGAAGGAGGAGATGTAGTATTCATCTATCAAGCTCAAGGAGCATCTATTGACCTAACAACATTTGGCTATGGCTGGGGAGAAGTAATTGCTTACAATAATGCAGGAAATTATGAGTTTGCAGAAGTTGCAGATGTTCCGAACACAACAACAATAACGCTAAGATGCGGACTAAAAAACAACTATTCTTCCAACGGTCATGTACAAGTGATCCGAGTGCCACGTTACGATGACCTGTCTATAAATGCTGAAGTGACCGCACCAGCCTGGGATGGAACTACAGGAGGCATTGTGGTAATTGAAAGTAAAAACGATGTTAACTTCTTAGCTTCAGGTACAATAAATGTTTCTGGTCTTGGATTCCGAGGAGGAGTTAGTGAAATCACAAACTCGTACTGGGGAGGTGGTCAATTTGCATCAAACGATCATGATGAAGGTGCTGCAAAGGGAGAAAGTATCGTTGGATATGTATCTGAATATAATTCGTTAGGCGCAGAGAGAGCGCAAGGAGCCCCAGCAAATGGTGGTGGCGGTGGAAATGGACACAATGCTGGAGGTGGTGGAGGTGCTAACGGTGGTATCATCGCTAGCTATCAAAATGGTGTGGGTGTTCCTGATCCATCTTACAATACTGCCTGGGCATTAGAGAGTCCCAGCATAGCAGGAGTATCCTCCTCTGGAGGAGGGCGAGGTGGTTACACGTTTTCAGGATCTGCGCAAAACCCACTCACAACCGCACCTGGTAATTCTAGTTGGGGAAGTGATAATAGAAGAAATGTAGGAGGTAGAGGAGGTAGACCTCTCGACTATACATCAAACAAAATTTTCTTTGGTGGTGGTGGAGGCGCTGGAGACCTTAATAACTCTGCAAACTATGGAGGCTCTGGTGGGTCTGGTGGAGGTCTTGTGTTTATTAAAGCTTATGGAAATATTAGTGGAAGCGGAAGCATTCAAGCCAATGGAAATGATGGAGAGGAGACATCCACAACATCTGCTCCAGCATTTAGTTACGCTGGTGAAGATGGAGCTGGAGGAGCTGGAGCTGGTGGTACTATTGTATTAGATGCGGTAGGTTCAATAAGTGGCATCACTTGTAACGCCAATGGCGGAAATGGAGGTAATCAAGTACTAGTTCCTGGAGGCTTTTACTTTGGATCAATTAATGAAGCTGAAGGTCCAGGAGGAGGTGGTAGTGGAGGAAAAATAGTACACTCAGGAGGTTCGTTCACTTCCAGTCTGCTCGGAGGAAATGGCGGAACCACAAACTCTGGCTCCATGGGAAGTTTTCCTTACAATGGGGCAACTGGTGGTGGTCCAGGAGACCTTTTGGATATATCAGCTGATTCCTACAGTTTGTCCGCAGAAAATGACACAATTTGTCCTGGAAACTCAACAACCTTAATAGCTACAATTAGTGGAACACCTCCAACCGGAACTTCATTGATATGGTATGACGCAGAGGTTAACGGTAACTTTATAGGTGCTGGAACTAATTTTACAACTGGAAACATTTCGAATGATACAACATTCTACGTTGGGTTCTGTCCTGGTAGCTATACGATTCCTGTTTCAGTTGTTATGGGCACTAGTTTTAATTACGATACTACAAACATCTCTATAAGTGATGAGAATTGTGGTCAGGCTGATGGATCAATCAATGGTATTACTGTCTCTGGAGGAGCACAACCTTTGCAATATGAATGGAACGGAATTCTTTCTGCCAATCAAGACTTGTCAAATGCATCAACAGGGAACTACACGTTGGTTATTACTGATAACAATGGTTGTGCGGCAACAATTGGAACGTTTAACGTTGGTGAAAATGTAGGGCCGACAATCGATACTACTAATATGAATATCATAGACGATCAGTGTTCGCAGAGTATTGGTGGCATATCAGGGATAGCAGTTAGCGGAGTTTCTCCTTTTTCATACACTTGGAATGGTGCTAGTTCAACAACTGCTGACTTAAATAATATTTCTGGAGGTTTATATGATTTAGAAGTAACTGACGCTTTCGGGTGTTCAAGTACTGTTGTAGATATCGAAGTTAATAACTCTTCTGGACCAAGTATAGATACCACTAACCTGATAATCACTGACGATCATTGTGGTCAGTCTATTGGAAGTATTTCAGGTATTACATCATCAGGAGCGAGCCCTTTTAACTACACTTGGAATGGCTCTCCTACAAACTCTGAAGATACCGTTGGTCTTGCCTCCGGAACGTATGAACTAATTGTTGTGGATACCTACGGCTGTGCAGATACAGTTTCTGATATCATTATTCAGAATATTTCTGGGCCAACCATTGACACGTCTTCTATTCAGATTTCTCCAGAAAGTTGTGACGCGCAAAATGGAGCTATCAGTGGAATTACAGTTTCAGGTAGTTCCCCGTTTTCATATTCATGGAATGGAAGTTCACTTCCTTTAGATATTTCCGGACTATCTGATGGTTTATATGACCTTACCGTTGAAGATGCTTTTGGGTGTCAAGCCACCATAACTGGCATTGAAGTAGAAGACCTTGGCTTTCCTACAGCCAGTATCAACTACAGCCCAACAGAAGTTTTTGTGGGAGACTCAGTAATGTTTGTCGACAACTCCACAGAAAATATTATTAATTCAGTATTTCATTTGTCAAATGGAACAACAATTAATGATACAATAGCTATTGAATACTTTGAAGACCGAGGAGTATATGATGTTTGTCTGGTCGTAACAAATAATTATGGATGTACGGATTCTACTTGTACTGAAATTACAGTATCTCCAGCCATTGTCGATATTATTGTCCCCAATATCTTTACGCCTAATCAAGATGGTGAGAACGACTACTTTAAAATTTCTGGGCTTAATGATAATTATAGTATTCAAATATTTAATAGATGGGGACAAGTAGTATTCTCTGAAAGTCCTTACCTAACTCCGTGGGATGGTACAGCGGCAAATGGAAAACCATTATCCGAAGGGACATACTATTATGTTCTCAAAAATATTAATCCAACTGAAAACCTGGACGATTACTCCGGAGTAGTCATGTTGAATAGATAA
- a CDS encoding DUF6089 family protein: MNKTKNILFVFLLSLFGGTAFTQYNIDFGVKLGGSNYLGDIGGKEQTRRNFIWDMKLSQTNLVGGIYGRYKINGTFGIQGSLNIGKLSGDDQLSENPGRNNRNLRFKNNIIELSARGEVYIFELNDVGNHGRYWVDMKTYAFGGLTVFHHNPKGQIYGTADWHKLQPLQTEGVAYSNWGFGIPAGIGLYFTYKRKHRFGWEMAWTTTFTDYLDDISGFYADPATLGSDLARDLANQTALITDDQSILANYAPPSDNNIGKRGDPTHNDSYLYTTFSYGYVLRGRSNFYTQNYGWLTGRKKTVRKVRAKF, from the coding sequence ATGAATAAGACTAAAAATATACTATTTGTCTTTCTACTGTCCCTTTTTGGCGGAACAGCTTTTACCCAGTATAATATCGATTTCGGTGTTAAGTTGGGTGGTTCTAATTACCTGGGAGATATCGGTGGAAAAGAACAGACAAGAAGGAATTTCATTTGGGATATGAAGCTGAGCCAAACCAATTTGGTAGGTGGTATCTACGGTAGATACAAGATCAATGGAACTTTTGGAATTCAAGGTAGTCTGAACATTGGTAAACTATCTGGTGATGATCAATTATCAGAAAACCCGGGAAGAAATAATAGAAACCTTCGTTTTAAGAATAATATTATCGAGCTTTCAGCTCGTGGTGAAGTGTATATCTTCGAATTGAATGATGTTGGAAATCACGGTCGTTATTGGGTGGATATGAAAACTTATGCCTTTGGTGGTTTAACTGTTTTCCATCACAATCCTAAAGGACAAATTTATGGAACTGCTGACTGGCATAAACTTCAGCCTCTTCAAACGGAAGGTGTTGCCTATTCAAACTGGGGATTTGGAATTCCTGCTGGTATTGGCCTTTACTTTACCTATAAAAGGAAACATAGATTCGGTTGGGAAATGGCATGGACAACAACGTTTACTGATTATCTGGATGATATAAGTGGTTTCTACGCTGATCCAGCAACACTAGGTTCTGATCTAGCGAGAGATTTGGCTAACCAAACTGCTTTGATTACAGATGACCAAAGTATTTTAGCTAATTATGCTCCACCTTCTGATAACAATATCGGAAAACGAGGTGATCCTACACATAACGATTCTTATTTATACACGACTTTCTCTTATGGATATGTTTTACGAGGTAGATCAAACTTCTACACGCAAAACTACGGATGGCTTACTGGACGTAAGAAAACGGTTAGAAAAGTTCGTGCGAAATTCTAA
- a CDS encoding DUF6089 family protein: MKFVNYILVLSMFLTFVSKAQAQYLTDFGINIGASNYLGDIGGKEMIRRDFIFDMKLSQTKPSYGLFFRHRFNESYGITTTLTFANIAGTDAITENPARRERNLSFYNTITELSTRAEYYFYTIHDVGNHGRYCVNFRPYVFAGLGLFHHAPKTKYQ; this comes from the coding sequence ATGAAATTTGTTAATTACATTCTTGTTCTATCTATGTTCCTGACCTTTGTATCAAAAGCTCAAGCTCAGTATCTTACTGACTTCGGAATAAACATAGGAGCCTCTAATTATTTGGGTGATATTGGTGGCAAAGAAATGATTCGAAGAGACTTCATCTTCGATATGAAGTTGTCGCAAACTAAACCATCTTATGGCCTGTTTTTTAGGCATCGGTTCAATGAGTCTTATGGAATCACCACTACTTTAACATTTGCCAATATTGCGGGTACAGATGCGATAACGGAAAACCCCGCCAGAAGAGAAAGAAACCTGAGTTTCTACAACACAATTACCGAACTCTCTACGCGGGCTGAATATTACTTTTATACGATTCATGATGTTGGAAACCACGGAAGGTACTGCGTTAACTTTAGACCTTATGTATTTGCAGGACTTGGACTATTTCATCACGCCCCAAAAACCAAATACCAATGA